The following are encoded together in the Nitrospirota bacterium genome:
- a CDS encoding L,D-transpeptidase family protein yields the protein MTKTKIIAFSIICMAVHGTAMFAFGAVDDSCSELPPDETSIEISKSERILKIKNGDKVIKEYPCSFGKGGDDTKEKAGDNKTPVGEYYICDLKDDSQFYYFIHLSYPNIQDAERGLKKKIISKEEYRRIESAISYKKLPPQDTKLGGFIGIHGLNENRVWFGDLNGLIDWTQGCIAVTNEAIDDIKAYSEIGMKVIIKE from the coding sequence GTGACAAAGACAAAAATTATAGCCTTCTCTATTATTTGTATGGCTGTGCATGGCACAGCGATGTTTGCTTTTGGCGCCGTTGATGATTCATGCAGCGAGTTGCCCCCGGACGAAACCTCGATTGAAATTAGCAAGTCTGAACGCATCTTGAAAATTAAAAATGGCGATAAGGTCATCAAGGAATACCCCTGTTCTTTTGGAAAAGGCGGAGATGATACCAAAGAAAAAGCAGGCGATAACAAGACACCTGTTGGCGAATATTATATTTGCGATTTAAAAGATGACAGCCAGTTCTATTATTTTATCCATCTGAGTTACCCCAACATTCAGGACGCAGAGAGGGGTCTTAAGAAAAAGATTATTTCAAAAGAAGAATACAGGCGAATTGAGTCAGCAATAAGCTATAAGAAGCTGCCACCTCAGGATACAAAATTGGGTGGCTTTATCGGGATTCACGGGCTTAACGAGAACCGTGTCTGGTTTGGTGATTTGAATGGACTGATTGACTGGACTCAGGGCTGTATTGCTGTAACAAATGAGGCGATTGATGATATTAAAGCTTATTCAGAAATTGGTATGAAGGTCATCATAAAAGAATAA
- the amrA gene encoding AmmeMemoRadiSam system protein A, with product MHPIVKLAKETVEAYIKYGQIIKPPAELTAEMKERAGVFVSLKKNGELRGCIGTYTPTTENVAKEVIQNAISASTQDPRFPPVSLAELDEIKYSVDVLSPPERVYDKRDLDPKRFGVVVKKGLRSGLLLPDLEGVDTVEEQLRIVRFKAGISPEEDIEIYRFKVRRYK from the coding sequence ATGCACCCTATTGTAAAACTCGCAAAGGAAACAGTTGAGGCATACATAAAGTACGGCCAGATTATAAAGCCTCCAGCAGAGCTTACCGCTGAGATGAAAGAAAGAGCCGGGGTATTTGTTTCCCTTAAAAAAAATGGTGAACTCAGGGGTTGTATCGGGACATATACGCCTACCACTGAAAATGTAGCCAAAGAGGTAATTCAGAATGCTATAAGTGCATCAACACAGGACCCGAGGTTTCCCCCTGTAAGTTTGGCCGAGCTCGATGAAATTAAATATTCTGTTGATGTGCTTTCACCGCCTGAAAGGGTGTATGATAAGAGAGACCTCGACCCTAAAAGATTTGGGGTAGTAGTCAAAAAAGGACTGAGGAGCGGGCTCCTCCTTCCTGACCTTGAGGGTGTTGATACGGTGGAAGAACAGTTAAGGATTGTGAGGTTTAAGGCTGGAATATCCCCTGAGGAAGATATTGAAATCTATCGTTTTAAAGTAAGGAGGTATAAATAA
- the moaC gene encoding cyclic pyranopterin monophosphate synthase MoaC: MKKLTHFDKEGRAKMVDVSGKPSTPREAVARGCVLMKLETLKLIKNKKIQKGDVFEVARVAGIMAAKKCSELIPMCHPLNITSVNVDLNLDEKKNRVDIEARVKTVGQTGVEMEALTAVSAAALTIYDMCKAVDKDMVLSDIMLMEKRGGKSGEYKRRLNSTTKKPQRHRD, encoded by the coding sequence ATGAAAAAGCTAACACATTTTGATAAAGAGGGGCGTGCAAAGATGGTTGACGTAAGTGGCAAACCCTCTACCCCGAGGGAGGCAGTTGCAAGAGGCTGTGTCCTTATGAAGTTAGAGACTTTAAAATTAATTAAAAACAAAAAAATTCAAAAAGGCGATGTCTTTGAAGTAGCGCGGGTTGCCGGGATTATGGCTGCAAAGAAATGCAGCGAACTCATCCCTATGTGTCACCCTCTGAACATTACATCTGTAAATGTCGATCTTAATCTTGATGAGAAAAAAAACAGGGTTGATATAGAGGCGAGGGTGAAGACCGTCGGGCAGACAGGTGTGGAGATGGAGGCGCTCACAGCCGTATCTGCTGCAGCATTAACGATTTATGATATGTGTAAGGCAGTAGATAAAGATATGGTTCTCTCAGATATCATGCTCATGGAAAAAAGGGGCGGTAAAAGCGGAGAGTATAAAAGACGCCTAAATTCTACAACCAAAAAACCACAGAGACACAGAGATTAG
- a CDS encoding DUF4388 domain-containing protein, with amino-acid sequence MKEEIPVKGNLKDYSLSEILINLNRQQKTGTLSLEKGDLKKKIYFKKGDAIFASSNYNDDRLGEMLLKAGKITLDQYDKSVELLKKTGKRQGVILVELGYLTPKDLFWGVKYQVQEIIYSLFQWEDGLFSFEEGPPTDEVITLKMSMGNLIYGGVSRINNSVRIRSEIPRTDVMLTISEDPLCLFQDVGLNKQDKKILTLVNGRRTIKEIIEHSKLGSFEAMKAIYMLYTLGIVEKKLEDTMSISVEEILKEQEAPTRHEDDAFIQKVLDISNSLGRLNYYELLGVDIDAPLSKIKRAYFLAAKNYHPDRYYSTSDATLKDKLTEIFTRLNTAYDTLKDDEKRKKYNASLFEPQKKSSDEVNRSEEQFRRGIEEFKKGNFWAAADLFRNATKLEPERAKYWSHLSLALSRVPKRQKEAEEALQRAIELEPYNADHYANLGHIYLKAGLKKRAQHEFENALKWDPENSRALKGLKVCRAESE; translated from the coding sequence GTGAAAGAGGAAATCCCTGTTAAAGGAAATCTCAAAGATTATAGCCTGTCTGAGATACTCATTAACCTCAACAGGCAGCAGAAAACAGGGACACTCAGCCTTGAAAAGGGGGATTTAAAGAAGAAGATTTACTTCAAAAAAGGCGATGCCATATTTGCCTCTTCAAATTACAATGATGACCGCCTCGGTGAAATGCTTCTTAAGGCAGGTAAAATTACCCTCGACCAATACGACAAATCAGTAGAGCTCCTTAAAAAAACAGGTAAAAGGCAGGGAGTAATCCTTGTGGAGTTAGGGTATCTGACACCAAAGGACCTTTTCTGGGGGGTGAAGTATCAGGTTCAGGAGATTATTTACAGCCTGTTTCAGTGGGAAGACGGCTTGTTCTCATTCGAAGAGGGACCCCCAACCGATGAGGTGATTACCTTGAAGATGAGCATGGGCAACCTTATCTATGGGGGGGTCAGCAGGATAAATAATTCAGTAAGGATAAGGAGTGAGATACCCAGAACCGATGTTATGCTGACAATAAGCGAAGACCCTCTTTGCCTTTTCCAGGATGTCGGACTTAATAAGCAGGACAAAAAAATACTTACTCTTGTTAATGGTAGAAGAACTATAAAAGAAATAATAGAACATTCAAAGCTCGGCTCCTTTGAAGCCATGAAGGCTATTTACATGCTCTATACCCTCGGTATTGTCGAGAAAAAACTTGAAGATACTATGAGCATATCAGTTGAGGAGATATTAAAAGAACAGGAAGCCCCTACCCGTCATGAGGACGACGCATTTATACAGAAGGTCCTGGATATATCTAACAGCCTGGGGCGTTTAAACTATTACGAACTCCTCGGTGTAGATATAGATGCCCCCCTATCGAAAATTAAACGTGCTTACTTCCTCGCTGCAAAGAATTATCACCCTGACAGATACTATTCTACCTCTGACGCGACATTGAAAGATAAACTTACAGAGATATTTACCCGCCTCAACACAGCCTATGATACCCTTAAAGATGATGAGAAGAGAAAAAAATACAATGCGTCACTTTTTGAGCCGCAAAAGAAATCCAGTGATGAGGTAAACCGTTCAGAAGAACAGTTCAGGCGAGGCATTGAAGAGTTTAAGAAAGGAAACTTCTGGGCTGCCGCTGATCTATTCAGAAATGCCACAAAGCTGGAGCCAGAAAGGGCTAAGTACTGGAGTCATCTTTCACTGGCTCTGAGCAGGGTACCCAAGAGGCAGAAAGAGGCAGAAGAGGCGCTGCAAAGGGCGATTGAACTTGAACCTTATAATGCAGACCATTATGCAAACCTTGGTCACATTTATCTTAAGGCAGGACTTAAGAAAAGGGCACAACACGAATTTGAGAATGCCCTTAAATGGGACCCTGAAAATTCCAGGGCATTAAAGGGCTTAAAGGTTTGCAGGGCTGAATCAGAGTAG
- the moaA gene encoding GTP 3',8-cyclase MoaA has protein sequence MKDPFERKIDYIRLSITDRCNLRCIYCMPSEGVRPIEHREILSYEEILRIIRIATKLGVRKVRITGGEPLARKNVAYLISSLSAIDGITDISLTTNGVLLSKYADEIARAGLSRVNVSLDSLRPERYAEITRGGSVDTVIRGIEAAERAGLMPVKINMVPIRGFNGDEIEEFARITLKTPYHVRFIEFMPIGAKDIWSHEKYIPTNEIQSIVEKIGSLTPVKLRKSGPARYFRFDGAPGVIGFISALTHHFCGDCNRLRLTADGKLRPCLFSETEIDLKAPLRNGASDGEIERLLRLSVEIKPEGHSGLHALGSDYQRPMSKIGG, from the coding sequence ATGAAGGACCCATTTGAGAGGAAGATCGATTATATAAGGCTCTCTATTACTGACAGGTGTAACCTGAGATGTATTTATTGCATGCCCTCTGAGGGAGTGAGGCCTATAGAACACAGAGAAATTCTCAGCTATGAAGAGATACTGAGGATCATCAGGATTGCAACAAAGCTCGGCGTAAGGAAAGTAAGGATTACCGGTGGCGAACCACTTGCAAGGAAAAATGTTGCCTACCTCATTTCCTCCCTCAGTGCCATTGACGGCATCACGGATATAAGCCTCACAACAAACGGAGTCCTCCTATCAAAATATGCTGATGAGATTGCCAGGGCCGGCCTCAGCCGTGTCAATGTAAGCCTTGATTCTTTAAGGCCAGAAAGGTATGCAGAGATAACAAGGGGTGGCTCTGTTGACACTGTCATAAGAGGTATAGAGGCCGCTGAAAGGGCCGGCCTCATGCCTGTAAAAATAAACATGGTCCCGATCAGGGGTTTCAATGGTGATGAGATAGAAGAATTTGCGAGGATAACCCTTAAGACGCCTTATCATGTGCGCTTTATAGAGTTCATGCCCATCGGCGCAAAGGATATATGGAGCCATGAGAAGTATATACCAACTAATGAAATACAATCCATCGTAGAAAAGATAGGCTCCCTCACACCTGTGAAGTTAAGGAAGTCAGGGCCTGCAAGGTATTTCAGGTTTGATGGCGCACCAGGTGTAATCGGCTTTATCAGCGCACTAACCCACCATTTCTGTGGAGATTGCAACCGTCTGCGTCTAACAGCAGACGGCAAATTGAGACCCTGCCTCTTCTCAGAGACTGAGATAGATCTGAAGGCCCCCCTTCGCAATGGCGCCTCAGATGGAGAGATAGAGAGACTGTTGAGGCTGTCAGTCGAAATAAAACCAGAAGGCCACTCCGGGCTTCATGCCCTGGGCTCTGATTACCAGAGGCCAATGTCAAAGATTGGAGGATAA
- a CDS encoding response regulator → MQGKILVIDDERGTRESLRIIFRDSYQVILADSAKAGLQLLEKDIGLVFLDYILPDMNGLEALEEIKKHYPLIPVVMLTAYGTEELCLHAFRLGARDYIKKPFNVKALQDKVDAILNHIKFDSSPRQAIPADLPQYERVLEDIPPHILSGILLAKEYVDANYMDNVTLLDASRKAGVNRAYFCKYFKKLTGLSYCNYLNNLRIEKAKEMLRNKNLRISDVAFTVGYNDLSHFVKSFKRATGLSPKVFRDSQL, encoded by the coding sequence ATGCAAGGGAAAATACTTGTGATAGACGACGAGCGAGGGACGAGAGAGTCCTTGAGAATTATATTCAGGGATTCCTATCAGGTCATTTTAGCCGACAGTGCAAAGGCGGGGCTCCAATTACTTGAGAAAGATATAGGACTCGTATTTCTTGACTATATACTGCCTGACATGAATGGCCTTGAGGCATTAGAGGAGATAAAGAAACACTATCCATTAATCCCTGTAGTTATGCTTACGGCCTATGGCACAGAGGAGTTATGCCTTCATGCCTTCAGACTCGGGGCCAGGGATTACATAAAAAAGCCATTTAATGTCAAAGCGCTCCAGGATAAAGTCGATGCCATACTTAATCACATAAAATTTGATTCCTCTCCTCGCCAGGCCATTCCTGCAGATCTGCCGCAATATGAGAGGGTTTTGGAAGATATCCCGCCCCATATCCTTAGTGGCATACTTCTGGCTAAGGAGTACGTGGATGCAAACTATATGGATAATGTAACCCTCCTGGATGCATCCAGAAAGGCAGGGGTAAACAGGGCGTATTTCTGCAAGTATTTTAAGAAGCTCACAGGTCTTTCATACTGCAACTATCTCAACAATTTAAGGATAGAAAAGGCAAAAGAGATGCTCAGAAATAAAAATCTTCGCATAAGTGATGTAGCCTTTACAGTGGGCTATAATGACCTGAGCCATTTTGTTAAAAGCTTCAAGCGGGCCACAGGGCTTTCACCAAAAGTATTCAGGGATTCCCAGTTATAA